A stretch of the Mesoaciditoga lauensis cd-1655R = DSM 25116 genome encodes the following:
- the tuf gene encoding elongation factor Tu → MAKEKFVRSKPHLNIGTIGHIDHGKTTLTAAITKILAIKGEAEFIPFEEIDKAPEEKARGITINTAHVEYETDKRHYAHIDCPGHADYIKNMITGAAQMDGAILVVAATDGPMPQTREHILLARQVNVPAMVVFINKVDMVDDPELIDLVEMEVRELLSKYEYPGDDVPVIRGSALKALEADNIDDPWAKKILELMDAVDDYIPDPVRDVDKPFLMPIEDIFTITGRGTVVTGRVERGKIHVNDEVEIVGLRPTRKTVVTGVEMFRKLLDEGMAGDNIGCLLRGVKKEEVERGQVLAKPGSITPHTKFEANVYVLKKEEGGRHTAFVVGYRPQFFIRTADVTGTIAGLPEGVEMVMPGDNTVMKVELIKPVALEEGMRFAIREGGRTVGAGVVSKIIE, encoded by the coding sequence ATGGCAAAAGAGAAATTCGTAAGAAGTAAACCACATCTCAACATTGGAACGATAGGACATATTGACCACGGTAAGACTACTTTGACAGCGGCTATCACAAAGATATTGGCAATCAAAGGTGAAGCCGAATTTATTCCTTTCGAGGAAATCGATAAGGCTCCAGAAGAAAAAGCTAGAGGTATAACCATAAACACAGCTCACGTCGAATACGAGACTGATAAGAGACACTACGCTCACATCGACTGCCCTGGACACGCTGACTACATCAAGAACATGATCACCGGTGCTGCTCAGATGGACGGTGCCATCCTGGTTGTTGCGGCAACAGATGGTCCTATGCCGCAGACAAGGGAACACATATTGCTCGCAAGACAGGTTAACGTTCCAGCCATGGTTGTTTTCATAAACAAAGTTGACATGGTTGACGATCCAGAACTCATCGATTTGGTTGAAATGGAAGTTAGAGAACTTCTTTCCAAATACGAATATCCTGGTGATGACGTGCCAGTCATTCGTGGAAGCGCTCTTAAAGCTCTTGAAGCTGACAACATCGATGATCCATGGGCCAAAAAGATTTTGGAACTTATGGACGCCGTTGATGACTACATACCAGATCCAGTCAGAGACGTTGATAAACCTTTCTTGATGCCTATTGAAGACATATTCACCATCACGGGTCGTGGAACGGTTGTTACCGGTAGAGTCGAACGTGGAAAGATCCACGTAAACGACGAAGTAGAAATAGTTGGTTTGAGACCAACCAGAAAAACGGTTGTTACCGGTGTTGAAATGTTCAGAAAGCTTCTTGACGAAGGAATGGCTGGAGACAACATTGGATGCCTTTTGAGAGGTGTTAAGAAAGAAGAAGTCGAAAGAGGTCAAGTGTTGGCAAAACCAGGTTCTATTACGCCACATACCAAATTCGAGGCTAACGTTTACGTTTTGAAGAAAGAAGAAGGTGGAAGACATACCGCTTTCGTTGTTGGATACAGACCACAGTTCTTCATCAGAACGGCTGATGTTACCGGAACGATTGCCGGACTTCCGGAAGGCGTTGAAATGGTCATGCCTGGTGATAACACCGTTATGAAAGTGGAACTTATCAAACCTGTTGCCCTCGAAGAGGGAATGAGATTCGCTATTCGTGAAGGCGGTAGAACCGTCGGTGCAGGTGTTGTTTCTAAGATAATTGAGTGA
- the rpsL gene encoding 30S ribosomal protein S12, whose product MPTINQLIRKGRKRSKSKTKSPALGGNPQKRGVCVRVTTQTPKKPNSALRKIARVRLTNGIEVTTYIPGIGHNLQEHSVVLVRGGRVKDLPGVRYKIIRGALDAEGVEGRKKARSKYGMKRPKSA is encoded by the coding sequence ATGCCTACGATAAATCAGTTGATAAGAAAAGGAAGAAAAAGAAGTAAATCAAAGACGAAATCGCCTGCCTTGGGCGGCAACCCACAAAAGCGTGGAGTTTGTGTTCGTGTCACCACTCAGACTCCTAAGAAGCCTAATTCAGCTTTAAGGAAGATAGCAAGGGTAAGGCTGACAAATGGGATAGAAGTAACGACTTACATCCCGGGAATAGGCCATAACTTGCAGGAACACTCCGTTGTTTTGGTAAGAGGCGGAAGGGTTAAAGACCTTCCTGGTGTGAGATACAAGATCATCAGGGGAGCTTTGGACGCTGAAGGTGTCGAAGGAAGAAAAAAGGCAAGAAGTAAGTACGGAATGAAACGTCCAAAGAGCGCGTGA
- the rpsG gene encoding 30S ribosomal protein S7, which translates to MRRRRAEVRSVTPDPVYHDVLVTKFINKIMWDGKKSKAQKIFYDAMDIISKKTGKDALEVFKKAFENVAPVLEVRPKRVGGATYQVPIEVKEPRRTSLGVRWIIAAARAKKGKPMSQRLAEELLNAYENTGTAVKKREDVQKMAEANRAFAHYRW; encoded by the coding sequence ATGAGAAGAAGAAGAGCTGAAGTGAGAAGCGTTACTCCCGATCCCGTTTACCATGATGTGTTGGTAACGAAGTTCATAAACAAGATAATGTGGGATGGGAAGAAATCAAAAGCACAAAAGATTTTTTACGATGCAATGGATATAATTTCCAAGAAAACGGGAAAAGACGCGTTGGAAGTTTTCAAAAAGGCTTTTGAAAACGTCGCACCTGTCTTGGAAGTTAGACCAAAAAGGGTTGGAGGAGCCACCTATCAGGTTCCAATCGAAGTTAAGGAACCAAGGAGAACATCTCTTGGCGTAAGATGGATAATAGCAGCAGCTCGTGCAAAAAAGGGAAAGCCAATGAGTCAGAGATTGGCTGAAGAACTTTTAAACGCTTACGAAAATACAGGAACGGCTGTTAAAAAAAGAGAAGACGTTCAGAAGATGGCGGAGGCTAACAGAGCTTTTGCGCATTACAGATGGTGA
- the fusA gene encoding elongation factor G has translation MAERTLLLDKLRNIGIMAHIDAGKTTTTERILFYAGKKHAIGNVDEGNTTTDWMVQEKERGITITSASISFDWKDCRVNLIDTPGHVDFTVEVERALRVLDGAVAVFDAAAGVEPQSETVWRQANKYNVPRLAFMNKMDKMGADFEMSVKSMVDKLAAKPLVVQYPIGAESEFEGVIDLIEMKAIKWKDDLGIEMEYEDIPENLREKVEELRDEMLTQLADIDDEILQLYLDGEDVPINKIKEVIRRGTIESKFVPVFCGSAFKNKGVQPLMDAIVDYLPSPLDMPPIKGKTPDGEVVERHPSPDEPFCALAFKIMSDPYVGKLTYFRVYSGKLTKGSYVYNSSKNIKERVARLMFMFADKRQDVDYVTAGDIVAGIGLRATTTGNTLSSEDDPIILESIEFPEPVISIAVEPESKNEESKLEAALTKLMDEDPTFRVSTDKESGDTILSGMGELHLEIIIDRLKREFNVQTRVGRPQVAYRETISVPVDAEGKYIRQSGGRGQYGHVRIRFEPLERGKGIVFENKIIGGVIPREYIPAVEAGVREALMVGTLGGYPVVDVKATLYDGSYHEVDSSEMAFKIAASMAVKEALSKGKPKLMEPIMELEITTPEEYMGDIVADLNSKRAQILGFDTRGNARIIKAYAPLGMLFGFATVLRSLSQGRAIYMMKFSHYDEVPENFADKVLNR, from the coding sequence ATGGCGGAACGTACGCTCTTATTAGATAAGTTAAGAAATATAGGTATAATGGCCCATATTGACGCCGGAAAAACCACAACAACCGAGCGTATTCTTTTCTATGCGGGAAAGAAACATGCCATTGGTAACGTCGACGAAGGAAACACGACAACGGACTGGATGGTTCAGGAAAAGGAACGTGGAATAACCATCACGTCTGCCTCCATATCATTTGATTGGAAAGATTGCCGTGTGAATTTGATTGATACGCCCGGACACGTGGACTTCACCGTTGAGGTTGAAAGGGCACTAAGAGTGCTTGATGGGGCGGTGGCAGTTTTCGATGCGGCAGCTGGCGTTGAACCACAGTCCGAAACCGTTTGGAGACAAGCGAACAAGTACAACGTTCCAAGATTGGCTTTCATGAACAAGATGGACAAAATGGGAGCGGATTTTGAGATGTCGGTTAAATCAATGGTTGACAAGCTCGCTGCCAAACCGTTAGTTGTTCAATATCCAATAGGTGCCGAAAGTGAATTCGAAGGCGTTATCGATTTGATAGAGATGAAAGCCATAAAATGGAAAGACGATCTTGGCATAGAAATGGAATATGAAGACATACCAGAAAATTTGCGAGAAAAAGTGGAAGAACTCAGAGATGAGATGTTAACACAGCTTGCAGACATAGATGACGAAATACTCCAGCTTTACCTTGATGGAGAAGACGTACCGATAAATAAAATAAAAGAAGTTATAAGGAGAGGAACCATTGAGTCAAAATTCGTTCCCGTTTTCTGTGGCTCCGCTTTTAAGAATAAAGGTGTCCAACCTTTGATGGATGCCATAGTGGATTATTTGCCTTCTCCTTTGGATATGCCACCTATTAAGGGAAAGACCCCGGATGGTGAAGTGGTGGAAAGACATCCGTCACCAGACGAACCTTTTTGTGCGTTGGCGTTCAAGATAATGTCCGATCCGTACGTGGGGAAACTGACGTATTTCAGGGTTTATTCTGGGAAGCTGACAAAAGGCAGCTACGTTTACAACTCTTCTAAAAACATAAAAGAAAGAGTTGCCAGGTTGATGTTCATGTTCGCCGACAAGAGGCAAGACGTTGATTACGTTACAGCGGGAGATATAGTTGCCGGAATAGGATTAAGGGCGACGACGACTGGAAACACTCTTTCGTCTGAAGACGATCCCATTATTCTCGAATCGATTGAATTTCCAGAACCCGTTATCTCGATCGCAGTTGAACCTGAATCAAAGAACGAAGAATCCAAGTTGGAAGCAGCCCTTACCAAACTGATGGACGAAGATCCTACTTTCAGAGTATCAACCGACAAGGAAAGTGGTGACACCATCCTTTCTGGAATGGGAGAACTTCATCTGGAAATAATAATAGATAGGCTTAAAAGAGAATTCAACGTTCAAACTCGTGTGGGACGACCACAAGTTGCGTATCGTGAAACCATAAGCGTACCGGTTGATGCGGAAGGAAAATACATAAGGCAAAGCGGTGGACGTGGACAGTACGGTCATGTTAGAATAAGGTTTGAGCCTCTCGAAAGAGGAAAAGGAATTGTTTTCGAGAACAAGATCATCGGTGGTGTCATTCCTCGTGAGTACATTCCCGCCGTTGAAGCGGGAGTACGTGAGGCTTTGATGGTTGGAACGCTTGGCGGTTATCCTGTTGTCGATGTCAAAGCCACTTTATATGATGGTTCTTACCACGAAGTTGACTCATCAGAAATGGCCTTCAAAATAGCAGCTTCAATGGCTGTTAAAGAAGCGCTAAGTAAGGGTAAGCCAAAATTGATGGAACCAATAATGGAACTCGAGATCACCACTCCCGAAGAGTACATGGGAGATATCGTTGCCGATCTCAACTCTAAAAGAGCTCAGATTTTGGGTTTTGATACAAGAGGAAATGCGCGTATAATAAAAGCCTATGCACCACTTGGAATGCTTTTTGGATTTGCAACGGTTTTAAGATCATTGAGCCAGGGAAGGGCTATTTACATGATGAAGTTCTCTCATTACGATGAAGTTCCAGAGAACTTCGCAGACAAAGTACTAAATAGGTGA
- the rpsJ gene encoding 30S ribosomal protein S10 gives MAKSKIRIKLKAYDHELLDQSARKIVETVKKTNAKVSGPIPLPTERTVYCVLRSPHVNKDSREHFEKIVHKRLIDILETQPQTVESLMKMDLPAGVEVELKL, from the coding sequence ATGGCAAAGTCCAAGATTCGAATAAAATTGAAAGCGTACGATCATGAATTGCTGGATCAATCCGCAAGGAAGATCGTTGAAACTGTTAAAAAGACAAACGCCAAAGTATCAGGACCTATACCCCTTCCAACGGAGAGAACCGTTTACTGTGTCTTGAGGTCTCCTCATGTTAATAAAGACTCGAGGGAACACTTTGAGAAGATCGTTCATAAAAGATTGATTGATATTCTTGAAACGCAGCCTCAGACAGTTGAATCGTTGATGAAAATGGATCTCCCGGCCGGCGTGGAAGTGGAATTAAAACTTTGA